In Arsenicicoccus sp. oral taxon 190, the following are encoded in one genomic region:
- a CDS encoding PaaI family thioesterase, translating into MTTFLDTLGVTDDDPARTDRPGDDVGVRLVPTEEHANVNGGVHGGVLATLLDSVMGQAARNHLPEDKSAVTVSLTVTFLNPAAVGEELVASAEVRKEGGSLVMMEADVVRAEDERPVAHGVATFSVVDAR; encoded by the coding sequence ATGACGACCTTCCTGGACACGCTCGGCGTGACCGACGACGACCCTGCCCGCACCGACCGCCCCGGCGACGACGTCGGCGTCCGCCTGGTCCCGACCGAGGAGCACGCCAACGTCAATGGCGGTGTGCACGGCGGGGTGCTCGCCACCCTGCTCGACAGCGTCATGGGACAGGCGGCGCGCAACCACCTGCCGGAGGACAAGAGCGCGGTGACGGTGTCGCTGACCGTCACCTTCCTCAACCCCGCTGCGGTCGGTGAGGAGCTGGTCGCGAGCGCCGAGGTGCGCAAGGAGGGCGGCAGCCTCGTGATGATGGAGGCGGATGTGGTGCGGGCGGAGGACGAGCGGCCGGTGGCGCACGGGGTCGCGACGTTCTCGGTGGTCGACGCCCGGTAG
- a CDS encoding DoxX family protein, with translation MTNPPAARRTALGLATLLTVAGIQHFRRPEPFDSIVPPQVPGSARFWTLASGAAELVTAVLLVVPRTRRAGGAAATALFVAVFPANVQMAWLWRRRPLRWQAVSIGRLPLQGLLVKWSEDVRRHG, from the coding sequence ATGACGAACCCGCCCGCCGCGCGGCGCACCGCGCTCGGCCTGGCCACGCTGCTGACCGTGGCGGGCATCCAGCACTTCCGGCGACCGGAGCCGTTCGACTCGATCGTGCCGCCGCAGGTGCCCGGCTCGGCGAGGTTCTGGACGCTCGCCTCGGGTGCGGCCGAGCTGGTGACGGCGGTGCTGCTGGTGGTGCCGCGCACCCGGCGGGCCGGCGGGGCTGCGGCGACCGCGCTCTTCGTGGCGGTGTTCCCCGCCAACGTGCAGATGGCGTGGCTGTGGCGGCGCCGGCCGCTGCGGTGGCAGGCCGTGTCCATCGGGCGACTCCCGCTGCAGGGCCTGCTCGTGAAGTGGTCCGAGGATGTGCGCCGACACGGCTGA
- a CDS encoding DUF721 domain-containing protein, which produces MSESDEPYDAPADPPYEGFAARLEESADEPDPRLDPDAARLAAADALLRARSVAKAKGLRPGSAPRRRRRPSEVMLSGSAVEVDGRDPLLLGDTLARLVAGRGWQSEVKVGSVMGRWPQVVGADVAEHSEPLTFDDGVLTVRASSTAWATQLRLMTSSILGRLAAEVGEGVVEELRVVGPTAPRWSRGPRRSSDGRGPRDTYG; this is translated from the coding sequence ATGAGCGAGTCTGACGAGCCGTATGACGCCCCCGCCGACCCACCCTACGAGGGTTTCGCGGCTCGGCTCGAGGAGTCGGCCGACGAGCCCGACCCGCGGCTGGACCCGGACGCGGCGCGCCTCGCGGCCGCCGACGCACTGCTCCGGGCACGCTCCGTGGCCAAGGCCAAGGGGTTGCGCCCCGGGTCGGCGCCGCGTCGGCGTCGGCGACCGTCGGAGGTCATGCTCAGCGGCAGCGCGGTCGAGGTCGACGGCCGCGACCCCTTGCTGCTCGGCGACACCCTGGCCCGGCTGGTGGCGGGGCGGGGCTGGCAGTCGGAGGTGAAGGTGGGGTCCGTCATGGGCCGGTGGCCCCAGGTGGTCGGGGCGGACGTGGCGGAGCACAGCGAGCCGCTGACCTTTGACGACGGGGTGCTGACGGTGCGGGCCTCGTCGACGGCGTGGGCCACGCAGCTGCGACTGATGACCTCGTCGATCCTCGGCCGGTTGGCGGCCGAGGTGGGTGAGGGTGTGGTGGAGGAGCTGCGCGTGGTGGGCCCGACCGCGCCGCGCTGGTCCCGCGGGCCGAGGCGGTCGAGTGATGGTCGGGGCCCTCGAGACACGTATGGCTGA
- the recF gene encoding DNA replication/repair protein RecF (All proteins in this family for which functions are known are DNA-binding proteins that assist the filamentation of RecA onto DNA for the initiation of recombination or recombinational repair.), translated as MYVRHLSLGDFRSYHTAELPLGPGVTTFEGLNGQGKTNLVEAIGYLATLGSHRVAQDAPLVRFGAEQAIVRGVVVRDGRETLVELEISPGRANRAKLNRSPLTRTREVLGSLRTVLFAPEDLALVKGDPSERRRFLDDLLVQRQPRWAGVRADYDKVVKQRNALLKSAAPVLRRRGRRRPAYDRPPEAEDRSSALHTLDVWDQHLSQVGASLLYARLRLLRDLGPYLTTAYDEVSAGASDARATYRCSLHEEAAAAIAAGEVPELPELSELLLDSLGRVREQEIERGVTLVGPHRDDLVLQLGELPAKGYASHGESWSFALGLRLASFQLLRHDLREDPVLILDDVFAELDAGRRSRLAGMVSDCEQVLITAAVGDDVPTELAEGARFHVKRGEVSPA; from the coding sequence GTGTACGTCCGGCACCTGTCCCTCGGCGACTTCCGCAGCTATCACACCGCGGAGCTGCCCCTCGGGCCTGGTGTCACGACCTTCGAGGGCCTCAACGGGCAGGGCAAGACCAACCTCGTCGAGGCCATCGGCTACCTCGCGACGCTCGGCTCCCACCGCGTCGCGCAGGACGCCCCGCTCGTGCGCTTCGGCGCCGAGCAGGCGATCGTGCGCGGCGTGGTGGTCCGCGACGGGCGCGAGACGCTCGTCGAGCTCGAGATTTCCCCGGGACGCGCCAACCGCGCCAAGCTCAACCGCAGCCCCCTCACCCGCACCCGCGAGGTGCTCGGGTCGCTGCGCACGGTCCTCTTCGCCCCCGAGGACCTGGCCCTGGTCAAGGGCGACCCGTCGGAGCGGCGCCGCTTCCTCGACGACCTGCTGGTGCAGCGCCAGCCCCGGTGGGCGGGCGTCCGGGCCGACTACGACAAGGTGGTCAAGCAGCGCAACGCCCTCCTGAAGTCGGCTGCCCCCGTGCTGCGCAGAAGGGGGCGGCGCCGGCCGGCATACGACCGGCCGCCGGAGGCGGAGGACCGCTCCAGCGCGCTGCACACCCTCGACGTGTGGGACCAGCACCTGTCGCAGGTGGGCGCCAGCCTGCTCTACGCGCGGCTGCGGCTGCTGCGTGACCTGGGCCCCTACCTGACCACCGCTTATGACGAGGTCAGCGCGGGTGCCTCGGACGCCCGCGCCACCTATCGCTGCTCCCTCCACGAGGAGGCTGCCGCCGCGATCGCCGCCGGCGAGGTGCCCGAGCTGCCGGAGCTGAGCGAGCTGCTGCTGGACTCCCTCGGCCGGGTGCGGGAGCAGGAGATCGAGCGCGGCGTCACGCTGGTCGGACCGCACCGCGACGACCTGGTGCTGCAGCTGGGCGAGCTGCCGGCGAAGGGTTATGCCTCGCACGGTGAGTCGTGGTCCTTCGCGCTCGGGCTGCGGCTGGCGTCCTTCCAGCTGCTGCGGCACGACCTGCGCGAGGACCCGGTGCTGATCCTCGACGACGTCTTCGCCGAGCTCGACGCCGGCCGCCGCTCCCGGCTCGCGGGCATGGTGTCGGACTGCGAGCAGGTGCTCATCACGGCGGCCGTGGGGGACGATGTGCCGACGGAGCTGGCCGAGGGGGCGAGGTTCCACGTGAAACGCGGGGAGGTGAGCCCGGCATGA
- the gnd gene encoding phosphogluconate dehydrogenase (NAD(+)-dependent, decarboxylating), with amino-acid sequence MQLGLIGLGKMGGNMRDRIRAAGHEVVGYDRNPDVSDAGSLEDLVAQLQAPRTVWVMVPAGDPTRDTIKALGDLLDEGDLVIDGGNSKFTDDAVNAELLAAKGIGYLDCGVSGGIWGKTNGYGLMVGGDDALVERAMPIFDALRPEGPREEGFVHAGKVGAGHYAKMVHNGIEYGLMHAYAEGFELLMAKDIVEDVHGCFKAWTRGTVVRSWLLDLMVKALEETPDLEGISEFTTDSGEGRWTLQEGIELAVPMPVLAASLFARFASRQENSPAMQAVAALRGQFGGHAVQMLEGTPKSDVHAGAREKSDDSGAKDASGRRGHDESGTQDLQQH; translated from the coding sequence ATGCAGCTCGGACTCATCGGACTCGGCAAGATGGGCGGCAACATGCGCGACCGCATCCGTGCGGCCGGGCACGAGGTCGTCGGCTACGACCGCAACCCCGACGTCAGCGACGCCGGCTCCCTGGAGGACCTGGTCGCCCAGCTCCAGGCCCCCCGCACCGTGTGGGTCATGGTGCCCGCCGGTGACCCGACCCGCGACACCATCAAGGCCCTCGGCGACCTGCTGGACGAGGGCGACCTGGTCATCGACGGCGGCAACAGCAAGTTCACCGACGACGCGGTCAACGCCGAGCTGCTCGCCGCCAAGGGCATCGGCTATCTCGACTGCGGCGTCTCCGGGGGCATCTGGGGCAAGACCAACGGCTACGGCCTCATGGTCGGCGGCGACGACGCGCTCGTCGAGCGCGCCATGCCCATCTTCGACGCCCTGCGCCCCGAGGGTCCCCGCGAGGAGGGCTTCGTCCACGCGGGCAAGGTCGGCGCCGGGCACTACGCCAAGATGGTGCACAACGGCATCGAGTACGGCCTGATGCACGCCTACGCCGAGGGCTTCGAGCTGCTCATGGCCAAGGACATCGTCGAGGACGTCCACGGCTGCTTCAAGGCGTGGACCCGCGGCACCGTGGTCCGGTCCTGGCTGCTCGACCTCATGGTCAAGGCGCTGGAGGAGACCCCCGACCTCGAGGGCATCAGCGAGTTCACGACCGACTCCGGCGAGGGCCGCTGGACCCTGCAGGAGGGCATCGAGCTCGCCGTCCCGATGCCGGTGCTCGCCGCGTCGCTCTTCGCGCGGTTCGCCTCCCGCCAGGAGAACTCCCCGGCCATGCAGGCCGTCGCCGCGCTGCGCGGGCAGTTCGGTGGCCACGCGGTCCAGATGCTCGAGGGCACCCCCAAGTCCGACGTCCACGCCGGCGCCCGCGAGAAGAGCGACGACTCGGGGGCCAAGGACGCCAGCGGCCGCCGCGGCCACGACGAGTCCGGCACCCAGGACCTGCAGCAGCACTGA
- the dnaN gene encoding DNA polymerase III subunit beta, which translates to MKFRLEREVLTEAVTWVARALPTRPPTPVLAGVLIEASSDDTVTLSAFDYEISARLTIAAEVTEPGSVLVNGRLLNDICRNLPAKPAELATDGSKVQLTCGSSRFALLQMPVSDYPTLPASPEPSGSIDGTTFTQAVAQVQVAADRGDTLPILTGVRVEIEGDRITLLATDRYRLAMRELTWSPANPGTSHVALIPARLLSDTAKSLGASGSVEVALGDAAGGDGLVGFEAGTRRTTTRLLDGEYPKVTSIFPSSVDTEAVIDTAALVEAVRRVALVAERNTPVRLRFTDGQLAIEAGTGDDAQASEAIECTLTGPELEIGFNPHFLLDGLGAVGTSHCRMQFTQPSRPAVLVGQPEADAEPDMSYRYVLMPVRFPA; encoded by the coding sequence GTGAAGTTTCGACTTGAGCGCGAGGTGCTCACCGAGGCAGTCACCTGGGTCGCCCGGGCGCTGCCCACGAGGCCGCCCACGCCCGTCCTGGCCGGCGTGCTCATCGAGGCCTCGTCCGACGACACGGTCACCCTCTCGGCCTTCGACTACGAGATCTCGGCCCGGCTGACCATCGCCGCCGAGGTCACCGAGCCCGGCTCGGTCCTGGTCAACGGTCGACTCCTCAACGACATCTGCCGCAACCTGCCCGCCAAGCCGGCCGAGCTCGCCACCGACGGGTCCAAGGTGCAGCTGACGTGCGGCTCGAGCCGGTTCGCGCTGCTGCAGATGCCCGTCAGCGACTACCCCACCCTCCCGGCCAGCCCCGAGCCCAGCGGCTCCATCGACGGCACCACCTTCACCCAGGCCGTCGCGCAGGTGCAGGTGGCCGCCGACCGGGGCGACACCCTGCCGATCCTCACCGGGGTGCGCGTCGAGATCGAGGGCGACCGGATCACGCTGCTCGCGACCGACCGCTACCGCCTCGCCATGCGCGAGCTCACCTGGAGCCCCGCCAACCCGGGCACCAGCCACGTGGCGCTCATCCCCGCCCGCCTGCTGTCCGACACCGCCAAGTCCCTCGGCGCCTCCGGGTCCGTGGAGGTCGCGCTGGGCGACGCGGCCGGTGGCGATGGGCTGGTCGGCTTCGAGGCGGGCACCCGGCGCACCACCACCCGCCTGCTCGACGGGGAGTACCCCAAGGTCACGTCCATCTTCCCGTCCTCGGTCGACACCGAGGCGGTCATCGACACGGCGGCGCTCGTCGAGGCGGTGCGGCGCGTGGCCCTGGTCGCCGAGCGCAACACCCCGGTGCGGCTGCGCTTCACCGACGGACAGCTGGCGATCGAGGCGGGCACCGGCGACGACGCCCAGGCCAGCGAGGCCATCGAGTGCACCCTCACCGGGCCGGAGCTGGAGATCGGCTTCAACCCCCACTTCCTGCTCGACGGGCTCGGCGCCGTCGGCACCAGCCACTGCCGCATGCAGTTCACCCAGCCGAGCCGCCCCGCGGTGCTGGTGGGCCAGCCCGAGGCCGACGCCGAGCCGGACATGAGCTACCGCTACGTCCTGATGCCGGTGCGCTTCCCCGCCTGA
- the dnaA gene encoding chromosomal replication initiator protein DnaA: MTEAQVDVPRVWRDTLRTLEARGISAQHRGFLRLSRLVGLLEGTALIAVPNDYTRDIVEKRIRAELVLALQEQLGRDVRLAVTVDSSLELSEAEDRDDDLHRGAGDEHPTVLTSDDRSREQVEAPLQHDAGPGHPGHPGHHSDGLRATDPVRATDSLRLVRDERIHRVGPAGPGHGHDEQHRPEGGDHGWQSGIRAVPAADDDDEDRELLAEGAGIREMFRKPFVPEDGGDAQLNPKYTFDTFVIGSSNRFAHAAAIAVAEAPAKAYNPLFIYGGSGLGKTHLLHAIGHYAQQIYPNVRVKYVNSEEFTNDFINSIGANKASDFQRRYRDVDFLLIDDIQFLQGKVQTQEEFFHTFNTLHNANKQVVITSDVAPKLLSGFEERMRSRFEWGLLTDVQPPDLETRIAILRKKAVQERMTSPDDVLEFIASRISTNIRELEGALIRVTAFASLNHQAVDMTLAEIVLKDLIPADQTNQITPATIMAQTASYFGLTVDDLCGTSRSRVLVTARQIAMYLCRELTDLSLPKIGQQFGGRDHTTVMHADRKIRELMSERRAIYNQVTELTNRIKSNPA; the protein is encoded by the coding sequence GTGACCGAGGCCCAGGTGGACGTGCCCCGCGTCTGGCGCGACACGCTGCGGACGTTGGAGGCGCGCGGGATCTCCGCCCAGCACCGCGGGTTCCTGCGCCTGAGCCGCCTCGTCGGTCTCCTGGAGGGGACCGCGCTGATCGCGGTGCCCAACGACTACACCCGCGACATTGTCGAGAAGCGGATCCGCGCCGAGCTGGTGCTGGCCCTGCAGGAGCAGCTCGGTCGCGACGTGCGCCTGGCCGTCACCGTCGACAGCTCCCTCGAGCTCTCCGAGGCCGAGGACCGCGACGACGACCTGCACCGCGGCGCTGGCGACGAGCACCCCACGGTCCTGACCTCGGACGACCGCTCCCGGGAGCAGGTCGAGGCGCCCCTCCAGCACGACGCCGGCCCCGGCCACCCCGGTCACCCCGGCCATCACAGCGACGGCCTCCGCGCCACGGACCCGGTCCGCGCCACCGACAGCCTGCGCCTGGTCCGCGACGAGCGGATCCACCGCGTCGGTCCCGCCGGCCCCGGCCACGGGCACGACGAGCAGCACCGGCCCGAGGGCGGCGACCACGGGTGGCAGAGCGGCATACGGGCCGTGCCGGCGGCGGACGACGACGACGAGGACCGCGAGCTGCTCGCCGAGGGCGCCGGCATCCGCGAGATGTTCCGCAAGCCCTTCGTCCCCGAGGACGGCGGCGACGCCCAGCTCAACCCCAAGTACACCTTCGACACCTTCGTCATCGGCTCGAGCAACCGGTTCGCGCACGCGGCCGCCATCGCCGTCGCCGAGGCCCCGGCCAAGGCCTACAACCCGCTGTTCATCTACGGCGGCTCCGGCCTGGGCAAGACGCACCTGCTGCACGCGATCGGGCACTACGCCCAGCAGATCTACCCCAACGTGCGGGTGAAGTACGTCAACTCCGAGGAGTTCACCAACGACTTCATCAACTCGATCGGCGCCAACAAGGCGAGCGACTTCCAGCGGCGCTACCGCGACGTCGACTTCCTGCTGATCGACGACATCCAGTTCCTGCAGGGCAAGGTGCAGACGCAGGAGGAGTTCTTCCACACCTTCAACACGCTGCACAACGCCAACAAGCAGGTGGTCATCACCAGCGACGTGGCGCCCAAGCTGCTGAGCGGCTTCGAGGAGCGCATGCGCAGCCGCTTCGAGTGGGGGCTGCTCACCGACGTGCAGCCGCCGGACCTGGAGACGCGCATCGCGATCCTGCGCAAGAAGGCCGTGCAGGAGCGGATGACCTCGCCGGACGACGTGCTGGAGTTCATCGCGAGCCGCATCTCCACCAACATCCGCGAGCTCGAGGGCGCGCTGATCCGGGTGACGGCGTTCGCCAGCCTCAACCACCAGGCCGTCGACATGACCCTCGCCGAGATCGTCCTGAAGGACCTGATCCCAGCGGACCAGACCAACCAGATCACGCCGGCGACGATCATGGCGCAGACGGCCTCCTACTTCGGGCTCACGGTCGACGACCTGTGCGGCACCTCCCGCTCCCGTGTGCTGGTCACGGCCCGCCAGATCGCGATGTACCTCTGCCGGGAGCTGACGGACCTGTCCCTGCCCAAGATCGGCCAGCAGTTCGGCGGGCGCGACCACACCACGGTCATGCACGCCGACCGCAAGATCCGCGAGCTGATGAGCGAGCGCCGCGCCATCTACAACCAGGTCACCGAGCTGACCAACCGGATCAAGTCCAACCCCGCCTGA
- the rpmH gene encoding 50S ribosomal protein L34, which translates to MSKRTFQPNNRRRAKTHGFRLRMSTRAGRAILAARRRKGRAELSA; encoded by the coding sequence GTGAGCAAGCGCACCTTCCAGCCCAACAACCGTCGTCGCGCCAAGACGCACGGTTTCCGTCTGCGCATGAGCACCCGCGCCGGCCGCGCCATCCTGGCGGCCCGTCGCCGCAAGGGTCGCGCCGAGCTCTCCGCCTGA
- the rnpA gene encoding ribonuclease P protein component gives MLSAQHRLRDSADFASTVRGRSAVRAGSPLLVVHANQTDARAAQPPRVGLVVSKAVGGAVQRNRTKRRLRHALRDRVGQLPAGVDVVVRANPPAGTADYGTLGAELDRLLARTLAKVAR, from the coding sequence GTGCTGTCGGCGCAGCACCGACTGCGCGACAGCGCAGACTTCGCCTCCACCGTGCGAGGACGATCCGCGGTGCGTGCGGGCAGCCCCCTACTCGTGGTGCACGCCAACCAGACCGACGCGCGAGCGGCTCAGCCGCCGCGGGTCGGTCTTGTTGTGTCCAAGGCCGTCGGCGGCGCCGTGCAGCGCAACCGCACGAAGCGCCGACTGCGCCACGCGCTGCGGGACCGCGTCGGGCAGCTCCCCGCGGGGGTCGACGTCGTGGTCCGGGCCAACCCCCCTGCCGGGACCGCCGACTACGGCACCCTGGGCGCCGAGCTGGACCGGCTCCTCGCCCGGACCCTCGCGAAGGTCGCCCGGTGA
- the yidD gene encoding membrane protein insertion efficiency factor YidD — protein sequence MSAPEAPHGPGARTQPDGPGAPTAHEAPGGHAAATGSRSGAGLWHEWWRHPARTLALGLIRFYQLWISPLTPPTCRFYPSCSAYAITAVSRFGPWRGTWLAVRRLGRCHPWNPGGVDHVPERGEDGRPRRAP from the coding sequence GTGAGCGCGCCGGAGGCGCCCCACGGGCCCGGCGCGCGCACCCAGCCCGACGGGCCCGGCGCGCCCACCGCGCACGAGGCACCCGGCGGGCACGCCGCGGCGACCGGCTCGCGCAGCGGTGCCGGCCTGTGGCACGAGTGGTGGCGCCACCCGGCCCGCACGCTGGCGCTCGGGCTGATCCGCTTCTACCAGCTGTGGATCTCCCCGCTCACGCCCCCGACCTGCCGCTTCTACCCCAGCTGCTCCGCCTACGCGATCACGGCGGTGTCGCGGTTCGGGCCGTGGCGGGGCACCTGGCTCGCGGTGCGCCGGCTCGGCCGGTGCCATCCCTGGAACCCCGGCGGCGTCGACCACGTTCCTGAGCGTGGCGAGGACGGTCGCCCGCGCCGCGCGCCGTAG